The segment tatatatttaacagAAATGACCATTTTTATGGCCGCATGAGACCcccctcaatttagttgtatttttaccaaattctttgttttccattaattttatggattcaattttaatggtttcatccAATTTAAATAATCAAAAGTATCTCTATATcattatttgtattaaaaaaaaaaattttttttttttttttctttttcaaaatttctttcaggtaaatattcctttaataataattttatcagtagtagtagcagtactgtgattacattaagtaatatatttctgtcacagtttcttcaagttaaaccgaatTTTTTtggacgggttgctgtgaagaccttcaaGTTTatgtttgtaaatgatatgacGGTAGTTTATATTTTTCTCACAAGAAACATGCTCATGAAGTAACTCTCAGCAGTACTaaagattatgtttatgtgttcatatACTCGTATATTGAAGTGGCAGAGGCGGAAAACCTTCAGTATAGTAAAAGAAACTGCGTGACTGCGCTATTCAttaacacagagacacacagaacatgcaggattcacatttaaatagtattttgtggcttaatattcacagacactagaaACGTATCAAGTTTCTATtcaagtgtactgacctactgtTGATTTATTCATCTAtaatttggcaaattctgtgacattccgcaCAATAGAGTAAATTCTTTTTTTACGACTGAATTCTGTGATTCCATCCGCATTTTCAGCATCGTGCAAATCATTGGGCCCTACATAGGACATAATTACCTCACAAAAGTTCAAGGTCTGTGTGAATGGACTACAAGACAAGCTTCATTTATCATTTACCTCCCAGAACCACAAACCCATTGATCTTGTCAGAGAATTAGCAGTCTAGTTGAGACAAAGCCATTAAGATGGCGTTACGCATGTTGCATGCTGTGGTTCTATGAAGTTGGGAGTGATGTAAATGTATTAGACTACCATTAGCCATCAGCTGAATATTTTATGTTAGAGAACATGTTGCTGATGTTTGCAGTACGGCCGAAATGGGTCTGCAACTCTAATGGCTACCAAGTTCACTTTACATGCAAGCTCCTTGCTTGTTTTGAACTGCCAGGGAGATCAAATGTCTAAAAAGTCATTCATaatgtagactctctccattacTTTCATATGATAAAGCCATTTTACTTTAAAGCTATAGAGGAAGGGTTAACTGAATGAATGAGCTTTGTTTCCTTGTGTGTGATTTATAGGTTAGTGTGCTGGTCTGTCACCCAAGGAGGGCATAAATTCAGCATGTTTACAAGACAATTTATTAGCAAAATTATTTAAGATTTATTCACCTACCGAACTGGCTGAAACAATCCCAAAGCTGCTGTTAATGTATTCTGTGTCTCATCTGTTCTTTTGACTTGCTTCCTTGTGATCACACAACTTTGACCGGTCTGGAGAGACAGCAGGAGCTGGAGAAGGTATGGTGGGCTCACCACCCCTTTATCCGCCTGCAATGTAAAAATTCAGAAGATTTACATCTAAACAAATATACATCGAGCTCATATATCAATGCAGTTTCATTACTTCATTGCTTGTGCATACATGCAAAAATCAAATAAGAGATCTCACTGGGAACCACTTCAATATTATTTCTAATTAAGTCTGTTTATATTGACTCTCACATTATTTTATCAAAGAAATTAAAgtctgaaattaaattaaaactgtaATTGAATGCATTAAAATGCTTCAAATGCATTCATAGCACAATGCAACACATATGCTTTCTGCTCAGATCAGATGCAGAAGGTTCTATCTGTGCATTAAACGATACTCGCTAAAGACAATGCACCAGTTCATTGCTTCACTGGTCATTTGCTTCCAGTCATTAATGCTTTACACACTGAAGCTCACAGAGATGTTGTGGGTCATGTGGATATTGTGGTCTGATTGGCCAGTTGATATTGTTATTTATGGTTTTGATTGCTTTTGTTGTGAATGAATGAGTGAAGAGGCACTTTTATAAGAATTGATCCCACAACCCCTTGTTCCTACTGTACTGACCCCCTCATTTTGACACTGCAGTTACCAATTTTACCAATCCATGTTGTAGTCTACTGCTTGCTAATTTAGATTACCAAGCATCAGTTATGTAAAAGTGCCTTTAACTCAAAGTATATTGTGTGAAAACAGACTGTTTAACTTGACATGAAAACAGAAACTTGTGTTTTGTGTTGTGTTTCGGGCCCCTTACATGGTTCTGTGCTTTTAGTTCCTTTCAGTTCCTTGATTCCTTTTCTTTCTCTGCTTCTAATGTTGACTGTGGAGAGAGGGTGGTTGAGTGTTGCTAATTCTGCAGTGTTGTCTGTGGCTGTTCCTATCATTCTGCCTTCCACGTCATCAGAAGAGTTAACACCCGGAAGTCCGCCCGAGAGTGGCCGGAGCAGTGCGGCATCAGTGGAtatggagggagagagagagaatgggGAAAAGGAGAGCTCTTTCAGCCCAAGAGAGTCTCCAATGTCTCCACATCCACTACCAACAACTCTCCCTGATGATTTGGGTTCAGGAATCCTGGGTTTTGACAGCCAGGCCAAGAGGAGTCCCTCAGAAAAGATCACTGACCATCATAGCCCCAGTGGATCTGAGGAGGAGGAGAAAGAAGAAAATGAAATGGAAAAGTCAGAGAAAAGATTTTCAGATTCTCCCGATGTGGAAGAAGCTCCCAGAAGTGGTATCAACGTAAAAAAGGATGAAAAAGAGGACAAAGAAGTAGTTAGTGATGAAGAAGAGGAAGTAACAGGAGTTTCCTTGGTGACCAGTTCTGTCACCCCAGTCTTGACAACTCAGATTGAAGACGAACAAGAAACCCTTTCTCATCTTCCAATGACACCCGAAGAAGCTAAAAAACGTGGTCTATCGTTTGACTACACTGAACCTCAGGAACTTGGTCAACAGGGTAGTCCTGTAGGCTGGGAATGCAGCTCTGACAAAACACCACCGGAAAGCAAGAGCCCCGACTCCTGTAGGGCCGATCCGGGATCACCTCTTTCTCCCGCTCCTGCCGAACCTACCCAAGAGGAGTCTCTAACAGACTTCCAAATGGATGCTCGGGAGGAAGAAGAAGTAGAGGAAGTAGAACTACCAGAACCAGAACAAGAACAGGAGGCGACCACCGTTCCTCCATCTTCCCAAGAAGTTCCTGCACCCAAGATGGAGCCTAAGGCAGAGGAACAAAAAGAACCTGAAGAAGCAAAAGAGATCAAGCAGGAGAAGTATTTAGAGACGAGCGATGATGGTCGCATTGATACGGAGAAGGTCCAGCCTGTTGGAACACCCGAGCCTGTTGCCAAAATCCAACCTGAAACTAAGGATGCCGTTAAACCCAGCGCCCAAGTAATGCCCACAAAAGCGCCAAGCAAACCCGCTCCCGTCAAAGAATCTCcagccaaaaaaacaaagaaacccGTCGCTACAGTTGCAGCCACTCCTTCCCCCAAATCTGCTCCTAAACTTCAGAAAACTCCCTCTAAAGATGCTGCTCCGGCCAGAAAAGCAAGTGTCCCATCCAAAGGTCTGttttttctgttctgtttctCCAAACCACTCACAGATCTTCTTTATTTCACCTTCCCTTTTCTTCTTTTCAAAGTAGATCAGTAGAATCACGCAGCACCCTTTCTGAAAAGTGCACACTATGAGTGTGTTCGGTTGAAGAAACGGGCTGCTTGTAGCCACaaaatctctctctctcgatCTTTCTTgccctgtctgtctatctcttcTCCTTCCCTCTCTGTGTGTGGTCAGTGTTATTCGGCTTGTGTTTGTGACTAACTCACTGGACTGCTGGCACAGTTTTCACCTGCCCTTCTCTATTGCATGTCACCTGTGCATGTATGTTGAATGTATCACTCACAGAACTGTGCTTTACCTTTATGGGTACACCCCTTACCCAGATGTCTGTTTTATTAGATACAACCAAGTGGGACCAAATGTCCATGCTGATGGGGATGACTATAACACATACTGAAAGGAGAAGGTCAGCAATTGCTGCTGGGTTCAAGACAAACGTCCTTTAAATGTCTCCCACAGCTGTGCAGACGTCTTCTACAAAAAGATCACACAAGTTCACTcaatattgtgaaacattcaTTTTTGCAAACAATCTCAAGGCAATCTTTTGGCGCTCAGCAAGCTAGTAATCTAAGTTTGGTGCTTGCAAGGCAAGGCAACTTCCTGAATCACTGTGGTCATCTTTCTTCTCcacaatttgtctttttttttgtaagcTTAGAAATaaaccaacaaataaataaaaaaaaaaatgtaaggagctaaataaataaatgtgaccctggaccacaaaaccagtcataagtgtttaATAAGTGTTGTTAAAAGagattgaataaatgaataaataagttgtccatttatgtatggtttgttagaataggacaatatttagctgagaaaCAACTTCttgacaatctggaatctgagg is part of the Garra rufa chromosome 1, GarRuf1.0, whole genome shotgun sequence genome and harbors:
- the maptb gene encoding uncharacterized protein maptb isoform X8, whose translation is MDHQDHMNSGQVGDSQHSPGNNIASGVANMSINDGHQQDMKNGTAAHDRPVKEELTPGSPPESGRSSAASVDMEGERENGEKESSFSPRESPMSPHPLPTTLPDDLGSGILGFDSQAKRSPSEKITDHHSPSGSEEEEKEENEMEKSEKRFSDSPDVEEAPRSGINVKKDEKEDKEVVSDEEEEVTGVSLVTSSVTPVLTTQIEDEQETLSHLPMTPEEAKKRGLSFDYTEPQELGQQGSPVGWECSSDKTPPESKSPDSCRADPGSPLSPAPAEPTQEESLTDFQMDAREEEEVEEVELPEPEQEQEATTVPPSSQEVPAPKMEPKAEEQKEPEEAKEIKQEKYLETSDDGRIDTEKVQPVGTPEPVAKIQPETKDAVKPSAQVMPTKAPSKPAPVKESPAKKTKKPVATVAATPSPKSAPKLQKTPSKDAAPARKASVPSKAKAGAGATPEKKAGDARTKTAGAKPQGVGTKIPATSRMEQRKAGPGSIERADSPKTPDRSGCSSPASRSSTPGQQVKKVAVVRTPPKSPGSLRSRAPIAPVAPMPDLKNVRSKIGSTENLKHQPGGGKVTIAHKKIDFSNVQSRCGSKGNIKHVPGGGNIQIVHKKIDLSNVQSKCGSKDNIHHKPGGGNVEIKTEKLDFKAQSKVGSLGNIGHVPGGGQRRIESHKLNFREQAKARTDHGAEIVYQSPDISMDGSPRRLSNVSSSGSINMTDSPQLSTLADQVSASLAKQGL
- the maptb gene encoding uncharacterized protein maptb isoform X6, producing MDHQDHMNSGQVGDSQHSPGNNIASGVANMSINDGHQQDMKNGTAAHDRPVKEELTPGSPPESGRSSAASVDMEGERENGEKESSFSPRESPMSPHPLPTTLPDDLGSGILGFDSQAKRSPSEKITDHHSPSGSEEEEKEENEMEKSEKRFSDSPDVEEAPRSGINVKKDEKEDKEVVSDEEEEVTGVSLVTSSVTPVLTTQIEDEQETLSHLPMTPEEAKKRGLSFDYTEPQELGQQGSPVGWECSSDKTPPESKSPDSCRADPGSPLSPAPAEPTQEESLTDFQMDAREEEEVEEVELPEPEQEQEATTVPPSSQEVPAPKMEPKAEEQKEPEEAKEIKQEKYLETSDDGRIDTEKVQPVGTPEPVAKIQPETKDAVKPSAQVMPTKAPSKPAPVKESPAKKTKKPVATVAATPSPKSAPKLQKTPSKDAAPARKASVPSKAKAGAGATPEKKMPTTTLHAKTRPTSAPQRGSSVSGIPSKNPSVSSSTSPCRFSSPGSANSVKKPNSAGAGESRATAGDARTKTAGAKPQGVGTKIPATSRMEQRKAGPGSIERADSPKTPDRSGCSSPASRSSTPGQQVKKVAVVRTPPKSPGSLRSRAPIAPVAPMPDLKNVRSKIGSTENLKHQPGGGKIQIVHKKIDLSNVQSKCGSKDNIHHKPGGGNVEIKTEKLDFKAQSKVGSLGNIGHVPGGGQRRIESHKLNFREQAKARTDHGAEIVYQSPDISMDGSPRRLSNVSSSGSINMTDSPQLSTLADQVSASLAKQGL
- the maptb gene encoding uncharacterized protein maptb isoform X5, which encodes MDHQDHMNSGQVGDSQHSPGNNIASGVANMSINDGHQQDMKNGTAAHDRPVKEELTPGSPPESGRSSAASVDMEGERENGEKESSFSPRESPMSPHPLPTTLPDDLGSGILGFDSQAKRSPSEKITDHHSPSGSEEEEKEENEMEKSEKRFSDSPDVEEAPRSGINVKKDEKEDKEVVSDEEEEVTGVSLVTSSVTPVLTTQIEDEQETLSHLPMTPEEAKKRGLSFDYTEPQELGQQGSPVGWECSSDKTPPESKSPDSCRADPGSPLSPAPAEPTQEESLTDFQMDAREEEEVEEVELPEPEQEQEATTVPPSSQEVPAPKMEPKAEEQKEPEEAKEIKQEKYLETSDDGRIDTEKVQPVGTPEPVAKIQPETKDAVKPSAQVMPTKAPSKPAPVKESPAKKTKKPVATVAATPSPKSAPKLQKTPSKDAAPARKASVPSKAKAGAGATPEKKMPTTTLHAKTRPTSAPQRGSSVSGIPSKNPSVSSSTSPCRFSSPGSANSVKKPNSAGAGESRATAGDARTKTAGAKPQGVGTKIPDTATSRMEQRKAGPGSIERADSPKTPDRSGCSSPASRSSTPGQQVKKVAVVRTPPKSPGSLRSRAPIAPVAPMPDLKNVRSKIGSTENLKHQPGGGKIQIVHKKIDLSNVQSKCGSKDNIHHKPGGGNVEIKTEKLDFKAQSKVGSLGNIGHVPGGGQRRIESHKLNFREQAKARTDHGAEIVYQSPDISMDGSPRRLSNVSSSGSINMTDSPQLSTLADQVSASLAKQGL
- the maptb gene encoding uncharacterized protein maptb isoform X7, giving the protein MDHQDHMNSGQVGDSQHSPGNNIASGVANMSINDGHQQDMKNGTAAHDRPVKEELTPGSPPESGRSSAASVDMEGERENGEKESSFSPRESPMSPHPLPTTLPDDLGSGILGFDSQAKRSPSEKITDHHSPSGSEEEEKEENEMEKSEKRFSDSPDVEEAPRSGINVKKDEKEDKEVVSDEEEEVTGVSLVTSSVTPVLTTQIEDEQETLSHLPMTPEEAKKRGLSFDYTEPQELGQQGSPVGWECSSDKTPPESKSPDSCRADPGSPLSPAPAEPTQEESLTDFQMDAREEEEVEEVELPEPEQEQEATTVPPSSQEVPAPKMEPKAEEQKEPEEAKEIKQEKYLETSDDGRIDTEKVQPVGTPEPVAKIQPETKDAVKPSAQVMPTKAPSKPAPVKESPAKKTKKPVATVAATPSPKSAPKLQKTPSKDAAPARKASVPSKAKAGAGATPEKKAGDARTKTAGAKPQGVGTKIPDTATSRMEQRKAGPGSIERADSPKTPDRSGCSSPASRSSTPGQQVKKVAVVRTPPKSPGSLRSRAPIAPVAPMPDLKNVRSKIGSTENLKHQPGGGKVTIAHKKIDFSNVQSRCGSKGNIKHVPGGGNIQIVHKKIDLSNVQSKCGSKDNIHHKPGGGNVEIKTEKLDFKAQSKVGSLGNIGHVPGGGQRRIESHKLNFREQAKARTDHGAEIVYQSPDISMDGSPRRLSNVSSSGSINMTDSPQLSTLADQVSASLAKQGL
- the maptb gene encoding uncharacterized protein maptb isoform X4; this encodes MDHQDHMNSGQVGDSQHSPGNNIASGVANMSINDGHQQDMKNGTAAHDRPVKEELTPGSPPESGRSSAASVDMEGERENGEKESSFSPRESPMSPHPLPTTLPDDLGSGILGFDSQAKRSPSEKITDHHSPSGSEEEEKEENEMEKSEKRFSDSPDVEEAPRSGINVKKDEKEDKEVVSDEEEEVTGVSLVTSSVTPVLTTQIEDEQETLSHLPMTPEEAKKRGLSFDYTEPQELGQQGSPVGWECSSDKTPPESKSPDSCRADPGSPLSPAPAEPTQEESLTDFQMDAREEEEVEEVELPEPEQEQEATTVPPSSQEVPAPKMEPKAEEQKEPEEAKEIKQEKYLETSDDGRIDTEKVQPVGTPEPVAKIQPETKDAVKPSAQVMPTKAPSKPAPVKESPAKKTKKPVATVAATPSPKSAPKLQKTPSKDAAPARKASVPSKAKAGAGATPEKKMPTTTLHAKTRPTSAPQRGSSVSGIPSKNPSVSSSTSPCRFSSPGSANSVKKPNSAGAGESRATAGDARTKTAGAKPQGVGTKIPDTATSRMEQRKAGPGSIERADSPKTPDRSGCSSPASRSSTPGQQVKKVAVVRTPPKSPGSLRSRAPIAPVAPMPDLKNVRSKIGSTENLKHQPGGGKVTIAHKKIDFSNVQSRCGSKGNIKHVPGGGNIQIVHKKIDLSNVQSKCGSKDNIHHKPGGGNVEIKTEKLDFKAQSKVGSLGNIGHVPGGGQRRREKGKEAEPQAANASSNGGAVHANDVDMTFGLPSSEGNSLV
- the maptb gene encoding uncharacterized protein maptb isoform X9, with translation MDHQDHMNSGQVGDSQHSPGNNIASGVANMSINDGHQQDMKNGTAAHDRPVKEELTPGSPPESGRSSAASVDMEGERENGEKESSFSPRESPMSPHPLPTTLPDDLGSGILGFDSQAKRSPSEKITDHHSPSGSEEEEKEENEMEKSEKRFSDSPDVEEAPRSGINVKKDEKEDKEVVSDEEEEVTGVSLVTSSVTPVLTTQIEDEQETLSHLPMTPEEAKKRGLSFDYTEPQELGQQGSPVGWECSSDKTPPESKSPDSCRADPGSPLSPAPAEPTQEESLTDFQMDAREEEEVEEVELPEPEQEQEATTVPPSSQEVPAPKMEPKAEEQKEPEEAKEIKQEKYLETSDDGRIDTEKVQPVGTPEPVAKIQPETKDAVKPSAQVMPTKAPSKPAPVKESPAKKTKKPVATVAATPSPKSAPKLQKTPSKDAAPARKASVPSKAKAGAGATPEKKAGDARTKTAGAKPQGVGTKIPADSPKTPDRSGCSSPASRSSTPGQQVKKVAVVRTPPKSPGSLRSRAPIAPVAPMPDLKNVRSKIGSTENLKHQPGGGKVTIAHKKIDFSNVQSRCGSKGNIKHVPGGGNIQIVHKKIDLSNVQSKCGSKDNIHHKPGGGNVEIKTEKLDFKAQSKVGSLGNIGHVPGGGQRRIESHKLNFREQAKARTDHGAEIVYQSPDISMDGSPRRLSNVSSSGSINMTDSPQLSTLADQVSASLAKQGL